One segment of Anopheles stephensi strain Indian chromosome 3, UCI_ANSTEP_V1.0, whole genome shotgun sequence DNA contains the following:
- the LOC118510965 gene encoding DNA mismatch repair protein spellchecker 1 yields the protein MSNLKPLQCLNLDKPQQRTFIEFYKSLGEKPATTVRIFDRSDYYSCHGEDATFVAKIVFKSTNVVKIMEIDDLQLPYLSLSKNNFEGLIRELLLVRNYRVVVFTKPLKKKLENEWVVQYKGSPGNLAHFEDVLFNNNNEMVNGSALIAVQVNLELKQQMVGLAFVDVNERRMGVIEFVDDDFYTELEALIVLLSPKECLLSNAAAKHERIEQIMKRNNVIITLRKAKEFMVDKVDIMESLNKLLRFREGQQQNANTIPEASKAMAISALAVAVNYLELTSENGNHGQFHLSSLDSNRFVHLDAAAVSALNLFPKPGTTIKSSTYRWQSVLGVLDRCRTPQGHRLMAQWIKQPLRDYELIKDRHEIVEYFVDNTTVRTALYDNHLKKLPDIMFVLKRLLHRKASLQDIFRLYQVVLRIPRMLTLLDMNDTRNAAVLTNIYNPIKDSLADLKLFKSMVEQIIDLEAVEQGEYLVKSDFDRELQERKQEMDEIHSKMKRHLAAVAKDIGLEAGSSIKLEFVSQHGFHFRITLKDETLIRKNNSYRILDAIKGGVRFTTNKLHDYSETFATLKSAYEEQQQTIVAEVIRVAIGYIEPWTMLNNQIAQLDCLVSFAVSACTAPIPYVRPKMQKDGPRVLKLSQIRHPCLELQEDVNFIANDALFNAEDSSMYIITGPNMGGKSTYIRSVGVAVLMAHVGAFVPCESAEMSIVDCILGRIGADDNFTKGLSTFMVEMIETAGIIRKATEKSLVIIDELGRGTSTYEGCGIAWSIAEWLAKESKCFTLFATHFQEITDLATYVPNVKNSHMEAIVDGERMTLLYQVKPGVMEKSFGIQVAKLANFPPGVIKLAEKFYKECEDHRGSLKEQQDADGLKVLQSCFDQIDNFDCDSDTFSLSSDALQGLQYLLN from the exons ATGTCCAACTTAAAGCCTCTACAATGTCTCAACTTAG ACAAACCGCAGCAGAGGACTTTCATCGAATTCTACAAATCATTGGGAGAA AAACCAGCTACAACGGTGCGAATATTTGACCGCTCTGATTACTACAGCTGCCATGGCGAAGATGCGACCTTCGTTGCAAAAATAGTGTTCAAGTCTACGAACGTGGTAAAAATCATGGAGATAGATGATCTGCAGCTGCCATATCTTTCGTTAAGCAAAAACAATTTCGAGGGTCTCATACGAGAGCTGTTGCTTGTGCGCAACTATCGTGTAGTGGTTTTTACAAAACCACTGAAAAAGAAGCTGGAGAACGAATGGGTGGTCCAGTACAAAGGATCTCCAGGCAATCTGGCTCACTTCGAAGATGTCTTGTTcaataacaacaacgaaaTGGTTAATGGATCAGCTTTGATTGCTGTGCAAGTTAACCTGGAATTGAAGCAGCAAATGGTTGGGCTGGCATTCGTCGACGTGAACGAGAGGCGAATGGGCGTGATTGAGTTCGTCGACGACGATTTCTACACTGAGCTGGAGGCTCTCATTGTGTTGCTAAGCCCTAAAGAGTGTCTGCTTTCCAACGCTGCGGCAAAG CATGAACGCATCGAACAAATAATGAAAAGAAATAATGTGATCATTACACTCCGCAAAGCGAAAGAGTTCATGGTGGATAAAGTCGATATTATGGAAAGTTTGAACAAATTGCTTCGCTTCCGAGAAGGACAGCAGCAAAATGCGAACACCATTCCTGAGGCGTCAAAGGCTATGGCGATCAGTGCGCTTGCTGTGGCTGTAAATTATCTTGAGCTTACCAGTGAAAATGGCAATCACGGCCAGTTTCACCTCAGCTCGCTTGATTCAAACCG TTTCGTACACTTGGATGCGGCAGCAGTATCTGCACTGAATCTttttcccaaaccgggaacaACAATTAAATCGAGCACATACCGGTGGCAAAGTGTGCTTGGTGTGCTAGATCGGTGCCGTACACCCCAAGGCCATCGTTTGATGGCACAATGGATTAAACAGCCGCTGCGAGACTATGAACTTATTAAGGATCGTCACGAAATTGTCGAGTATTTTGTCGACAATACGACGGTGCGCACGGCACTCTACGATAACCACCTGAAGAAGCTGCCGGACATAATGTTTGTGCTGAAGCGCTTGTTGCATCGAAAAGCATCATTGCAGGATATTTTTCGCTTGTACCAGGTGGTACTACGAATCCCAAGGATGCTAACGCTACTGGATATGAATGATACGAGAAACGCAGCTGTGCTTACCAACATATATAACCCGATCAAGGATAGTTTGGCGGATTTGAAGTTATTCAAATCGATGGTTGAACAAATCATAGACTTGGAAGCGGTCGAGCAAGGCGAATATCTCGTGAAATCGGATTTCGATAGGGAACTGCAGGAGCGCAAACAGGAAATGGATGAAATCCATTCGAAAATGAAACGCCATCTTGCGGCGGTTGCAAAGGACATTGGGTTAGAGGCCGGCTCGTCTATCAAGCTGGAGTTTGTAAGCCAGCATGGATTTCATTTCCGGATCACGCTCAAGGACGAAACCTTGATTCGGAAGAACAATTCCTATCGCATTCTCGACGCCATCAAGGGAGGTGTACGATTTACTACGAACAAACTGCACGACTACAGCGAGACGTTTGCTACTCTCAAGAGTGCTTACGaggaacagcaacaaacaataGTGGCAGAGGTGATACGCGTCGCAATCGGGTACATAGAACCTTGGACGATGCTCAACAACCAGATAGCGCAGCTAGATTGCTTGGTCAGCTTTGCCGTTAGTGCTTGTACCGCACCGATTCCCTACGTGCGACCAAAAATGCAAAAGGATGGGCCACGCGTGTTGAAACTTTCGCAAATTCGACACCCATGCCTGGAGCTGCAGGAAGATGTAAACTTTATTGCCAACGATGCTCTGTTCAACGCCGAAGATTCATCAATGTACATTATCACGGGGCCCAACATGGGAGGTAAAAGCACCTACATACGATCGGTAGGGGTTGCAGTATTGATGGCGCATGTCGGTGCATTTGTACCGTGCGAGAGTGCAGAAATGTCCATTGTGGATTGTATCTTGGGTCGAATCGGCGCGGATGATAACTTTACAAAAGGGCTTAGCACATTCATGGTGGAAATGATCGAGACGGCCGGAATTATTCGTAAAGCAACGGAAAAGTCTCTTGTCATCATCGACGAGCTCGGACGCGGAACATCAACGTACGAGGGTTGCGGCATCGCGTGGTCTATTGCTGAGTGGTTGGCTAAAGAAAGCAAATGCTTCACGCTGTTTGCTACGCACTTTCAAGAAATAACTGATCTTGCCACCTACGTACCGAATGTGAAAAACAGCCACATGGAAGCTATCGTCGACGGAGAACGAATGACCTTGTTGTATCAGGTAAAGCCGGGTGTGATGGAGAAAAGCTTCGGAATACAGGTCGCCAAATTGGCCAACTTTCCTCCCGGTGTCATTAAG CTTGCTGAAAAATTCTACAAGGAATGCGAAGATCATCGAGGATCGCTTAAAGAGCAACAGGATGCTGATGGTCTGAAAGTGTTACAATCTTGTTTTGATCAAATCGACAATTTTGATTGTGACAGTGACACTTTTTCATTGTCTTCGGATGCTTTGCAAGGTTTACAATATTTGCTTAATTAA